In a genomic window of Branchiostoma floridae strain S238N-H82 chromosome 19, Bfl_VNyyK, whole genome shotgun sequence:
- the LOC118407100 gene encoding uncharacterized protein LOC118407100 encodes MSYSPAPITVLTVTLTTPWFAVQSDLHQKKIHRSKPPGKIRIDARKTQIPEKVEEFEEALEAALLKKPASENAEQRWSYLRDTLHRTALGVFGRKQGKTQDWFEEYASELNVVIEEKRTALLEHKRSPSQLTLQVLRTARSKVQRMARQCANKFWLDLCKSIQSSAETGNIRGMYEGIKKAIGPTQNGSAPLKSLPGETITDRGKQMERWLEHYSELYARENTINETTLDSIETLSVLWELDTVPTLEEMSKAVDSLRSGKAPGMDGIPPEVIKNAKGVLLPELHDILCQCWEEGEIPQDMKDSNIVTLYKNKGDRSDCNNYRGISLLSIVGKIFARVVLGRLQRLADRVYPESQCGFRSERSTIDMIFSLRQLQEKCREQRQPLYIAFIDLTKAFDLVNRDGLFKTLAKIGCPPKLLRMIQSFHTGMKGVVQFDGSSSEAFDIRSGVKQGCVLAPTLFGIFFAVMLKHAFGSSAEGVYLHTRSDGKLFNLARLKAKTKIREVLIRDLLFADDAALAAHSVNKLQTLLDKFSAACQDFSLTISIKKTQVMCQGVDHPPAVTINNYELEVVPKFTYLGSTVTDNLSLEAEINSAWQKVFYVSAAISVSGSVVALGFLRTDPVSWAQDPDVDKLFQPARHKLINDR; translated from the exons ATGTCTTACTCACCCGCTCCTATCACAGTGCTGACTGTGACACTGACCACTCCCTGGTTTGCTGTACAATCAGACTTACACCAAAAAAAGATCCATCGCTCCAAACCACCTGGTAAAATCCGTATAGATGCCAGGAAAACACAGATTCCAGAGAAAGTAGAGGAATTTGAAGAGGCTCTAGAAGCCGCTCTCCTCAAGAAACCTGCGAGCGAAAACGCTGAGCAGAGGTGGAGTTACCTCAGAGACACACTCCACCGTACAGCATTAGGTGTCTTTGGAAGAAAGCAGGGAAAGACCCAAGATTGGTTTGAGGAGTATGCAAGTGAACTGAATGTGGTCATTGAAGAAAAGCGTACTGCACTTCTGGAGCATAAACGCTCACCCAGTCAGCTAACCTTGCAAGTCCTGAGAACTGCCAGGAGCAAAGTCCAGCGCATGGCACGACAGTGCGCAAACAAATTCTGGCTTGATCTCTGCAAAAGCATTCAGTCATCAGCCGAAACAGGCAACATCCGTGGTATGTACGAGGGGATTAAGAAAGCCATTGGACCGACACAAAATGGCTCCGCACCTCTAAAGTCTCTACCTGGTGAAACAATTACCGACAGAGGGAAGCAGATGGAAAGGTGGCTAGAACATTACTCAGAGCTGTATGCAAGGGAAAATACCATAAATGAGACAACACTGGACAGCATCGAGACTCTGTCTGTTTTGTGGGAACTGGATACAGTACCAACATTGGAAGAGATGAGCAAAGCTGTCGACAGCCTGCGCTCAGGTAAAGCACCTGGTATGGATGGAATACCTCCTGAGGTCATCAAGAATGCTAAAGGTGTACTGCTGCCTGAACTGCATGATATACTGTGTCAATGCTGGGAGGAGGGAGAGATACCACAGGACATGAAAGACTCAAACATTGTCAcattatacaaaaataaaggagaTAGAAGCGATTGTAATAATTATCGCGGAATTTCGTTACTCAGTATTGTGGGGAAAATCTTTGCACGGGTGGTCCTAGGTCGGCTACAGCGACTTGCTGACAGAGTGTATCCGGAGTCCCAATGCGGCTTCAGGTCGGAGCGTTCCACCATTGACATGATATTCTCCCTCCGACAGTTACAAGAAAAATGCAGAGAACAGAGACAACCCCTTTATATTGCGTTCATAGATCTAACAAAAGCTTTTGATCTTGTCAACAGAGATGGCCTATTCAAAACACTTGCCAAGATCGGATGCCCTCCAAAACTTCTCAGAATGATCCAGTCCTTTCACACAGGTATGAAGGGAGTCGTCCAGTTTGATGGATCGTCCTCTGAAGCTTTTGACATCCGCAGCGGGGTAAAGCAGGGTTGCGTATTGGCCCCTACCTTGTTCGGCATTTTCTTTGCAGTCATGCTGAAACATGCTTTCGGCTCTTCAGCCGAAGGAGTTTACCTCCATACCAGATCAGATGGGAAACTTTTCAACTTGGCCAGACTTAAAGCCAAAACCAAAATCCGTGAAGTACTTATCAGAGATCTTCTATTTGCAGATGATGCTGCACTGGCAGCTCACTCTGTGAACAAACTACAAACACTGTTGGACAAATTCTCTGCTGCCTGTCAGGACTTCAGCTTGACCATaagtataaagaaaacacaagTGATGTGCCAGGGAGTGGATCACCCCCCTGCAGTCACCATCAACAATTATGAGTTAGAAGTAGTTCCCAAGTTTACTTACCTAGGGTCCACTGTGACAGACAACCTCTCCCTGGAAGCTGAAATAAATT CAGCCTGGCAGAAAGTCTTCTACGTCAGCGCCGCCATTTCCGTTTCCGGTTCCGTCGTGGCTCTGGGGTTCCTCCGGACTGATCCGGTTTCCTGGGCGCAGGACCCGGATGTAGACAAACTGTTCCAGCCAGCACGGCACAAACTGATAAATGACAGATAG